A window of Chloracidobacterium sp. N contains these coding sequences:
- the metG gene encoding methionine--tRNA ligase, giving the protein MTDRRFYVTTPIYYVNARPHLGHLYTTLLADTLARHYRQRCFETFFLTGTDEHGLNIERAAAAANLPVKAYVDATVAEFQRTFAAFGLQPDDWIRTTDPAHIAGAQTLWRQVRERGYIYKGHYEGWYCPSCNEFKEEVTPGEAPVCDIHLRPTEWVAEESYFFKLSAFRDRLLEFYETQPEAVQPDTRRNEVRSFVAANLRDLSISRISVKWGIPVPDDPAHTMYVWFDALSNYITALGYGNGRRQDFDRFWPYVLHLVGKDILRFHAVYWPAFLMAAGLPLPRRVFSHGMWLSGGRKMSKTPDASGRSNAIDLDVLRRHFSNDVVRYFCLREMAYGQDGDFTYEALIDRANGDLASGLGNLASRTVTLIRKAFGGAVPNVPPDAPEEARAMAATIAERFAAQRPVFLAHIERLALSRALETAWELVALLDKYLSDTAPWKLTAHPGAQPRLATILHTAAEGLRHLAVWLYPFLPDATGQLWNRLGLAGHPAAVAPEDLSWQRFEGAVVADGPGLFPRLDKTAIMNDIENTSRPGTPELTAAPSQAAEPSPAGGESGYITIDDFAKVELRVGQVLTAERVPKADKLLCLQVDVGETAPRQILAGIAQYYAPETLIGRKIVVVTNLAPRKLRGLESNGMLLAASVGEQGRPVIATFAEDVPNGARLK; this is encoded by the coding sequence ATGACCGACCGCCGATTCTACGTCACGACACCGATTTACTACGTCAATGCCCGTCCCCATCTGGGGCATCTCTACACGACCCTGCTGGCCGATACCCTGGCGCGGCACTATCGCCAGCGCTGCTTCGAGACGTTTTTTCTTACCGGCACGGATGAGCACGGCCTGAACATCGAGCGGGCGGCAGCGGCCGCCAACCTGCCGGTCAAAGCCTATGTGGATGCCACTGTCGCCGAGTTTCAGCGCACGTTCGCGGCCTTTGGTCTCCAGCCCGATGACTGGATTCGCACGACTGATCCCGCCCACATTGCCGGCGCACAGACACTGTGGCGGCAGGTACGCGAGCGCGGCTACATCTACAAGGGACACTACGAAGGCTGGTACTGCCCAAGCTGCAATGAGTTCAAGGAGGAAGTCACGCCGGGCGAAGCGCCGGTGTGCGACATTCACCTGCGCCCGACCGAGTGGGTGGCCGAAGAGAGCTACTTTTTCAAACTGTCGGCCTTTCGTGACCGCCTGCTGGAGTTTTATGAAACGCAGCCCGAGGCCGTCCAGCCTGACACGCGCCGCAACGAAGTCAGAAGCTTCGTCGCCGCCAACCTGCGGGACCTCTCCATCAGCCGCATTTCGGTCAAGTGGGGAATTCCGGTGCCCGATGACCCGGCGCACACGATGTATGTGTGGTTCGATGCGCTGTCGAACTACATCACCGCGCTTGGCTACGGCAATGGGCGGCGGCAGGACTTCGACCGGTTCTGGCCGTATGTGCTGCACCTCGTCGGGAAGGACATCCTGCGTTTCCATGCCGTGTACTGGCCGGCGTTTCTGATGGCGGCCGGGTTGCCATTGCCCCGGCGCGTGTTTTCGCATGGCATGTGGCTGTCCGGCGGACGCAAGATGTCCAAGACGCCGGATGCCAGCGGGCGTTCCAACGCGATTGATCTGGATGTGCTCCGCCGCCACTTCTCCAACGATGTCGTACGTTATTTCTGCCTGCGCGAAATGGCCTACGGGCAGGACGGTGACTTCACCTATGAAGCTCTCATTGACCGCGCCAACGGTGATCTGGCTTCCGGGCTTGGGAATCTCGCCAGCCGGACGGTGACGCTCATCCGCAAAGCCTTTGGCGGCGCTGTGCCGAATGTGCCGCCGGATGCGCCGGAAGAGGCCCGCGCCATGGCTGCCACCATAGCCGAGCGGTTTGCCGCCCAGCGCCCGGTGTTCCTGGCGCATATTGAGCGTTTGGCGCTCAGTCGGGCGCTTGAAACCGCCTGGGAACTCGTGGCGCTGCTTGACAAGTATCTCAGCGACACTGCGCCCTGGAAACTCACGGCGCACCCTGGAGCGCAGCCGCGCCTGGCCACGATTCTGCATACGGCCGCCGAAGGGTTGCGGCATCTGGCCGTCTGGCTGTATCCCTTCCTGCCCGATGCCACGGGGCAGCTCTGGAACCGCCTGGGGCTGGCGGGACATCCGGCGGCGGTTGCGCCCGAAGACCTCTCATGGCAGCGTTTTGAGGGGGCTGTGGTTGCTGACGGCCCCGGACTTTTTCCACGTCTGGATAAAACAGCCATTATGAACGACATCGAGAACACGTCACGGCCAGGGACACCGGAGTTGACGGCCGCGCCCTCCCAGGCAGCGGAACCGTCACCGGCAGGTGGTGAAAGCGGCTACATCACGATTGATGATTTTGCCAAAGTGGAGCTGCGGGTGGGGCAGGTGCTGACAGCCGAGCGCGTCCCGAAGGCGGACAAGCTGCTGTGCCTGCAGGTGGATGTCGGCGAGACTGCGCCGCGTCAAATCCTGGCCGGCATTGCCCAGTACTATGCCCCAGAAACGCTCATCGGACGGAAAATCGTCGTCGTCACCAACCTTGCCCCGCGCAAACTGCGGGGGCTTGAATCCAACGGCATGCTGCTGGCGGCTTCGGTCGGAGAGCAGGGGCGGCCGGTGATTGCCACGTTTGCCGAAGACGTACCCAACGGTGCGCGGCTCAAGTAG
- a CDS encoding NAD(P)/FAD-dependent oxidoreductase — MARTGSELPKVCVIGAGCSGITAAKALHEHHFDFDCYEKSDRVGGNWVFGNKNGMSSAYRRLFINTSRERMQYSDFPMPKHYPVFPHHSQIAEYFDAYVDHFGFRSRIRFETGVKWAERRDDGVWVITLDNGQVAHYDALIVANGHHWDPRYPEPPFPGEFDGLTLHSHYYVDNDIFRDKNVVVLGMGNSAMDIACEASEVAKRTYLAARRGAYIIPKYIFGRPLDQIVTTAKIPWSVRQRLFEWTLRLTVGRMEDYGLPKPDHRFGEAHPTISGRILDRITHGVITPKPNIAELLGNQVRFADGSVEDVDVIVYCTGYKVTFPFFDEHFISAPDNDLPLFRRVFKPDIPNIFFIGLLQPLGAIMPLAEAQGQWVASYLKGEYALPTREAMERDIARERERMFARYVRSKRHTMQVDFDDYLDELKRERRKGEVRAQQQGYPLPVPRQIP, encoded by the coding sequence ATGGCACGCACAGGTTCTGAACTTCCCAAGGTCTGCGTCATCGGCGCGGGCTGCTCCGGCATCACCGCTGCCAAGGCGCTTCACGAGCATCACTTTGACTTTGACTGCTACGAAAAAAGTGACCGCGTGGGCGGCAACTGGGTTTTCGGCAACAAAAACGGGATGTCATCGGCTTACCGCCGGCTCTTTATCAACACGTCCCGCGAGCGCATGCAGTATTCCGATTTCCCCATGCCGAAGCACTATCCGGTCTTTCCCCATCACTCGCAGATTGCCGAGTACTTCGATGCTTACGTGGATCACTTCGGCTTTCGGTCCCGCATCCGGTTCGAGACCGGCGTCAAGTGGGCCGAGCGCCGGGACGATGGGGTGTGGGTCATTACGCTCGACAACGGACAGGTGGCACACTACGACGCGCTCATTGTCGCCAACGGTCACCACTGGGACCCGCGCTATCCAGAACCACCCTTCCCCGGAGAATTCGACGGACTGACGCTGCACTCCCACTACTACGTGGATAACGACATCTTCCGCGACAAGAACGTGGTCGTGCTGGGGATGGGCAACAGCGCCATGGACATTGCCTGCGAAGCCAGCGAAGTGGCGAAACGAACCTACCTGGCGGCGCGGCGCGGGGCGTACATCATTCCCAAATACATTTTCGGCCGGCCCCTCGACCAGATTGTGACGACGGCCAAAATTCCGTGGTCCGTACGGCAACGCCTCTTCGAGTGGACGCTGCGGTTGACCGTAGGACGGATGGAGGACTATGGCCTGCCCAAGCCGGACCACCGTTTCGGTGAAGCGCATCCGACGATTTCAGGACGCATCCTGGACCGCATCACCCACGGGGTCATCACGCCAAAACCCAACATCGCCGAACTGCTGGGCAACCAGGTCCGCTTTGCCGACGGCAGCGTTGAGGATGTGGACGTGATTGTGTACTGCACCGGCTACAAAGTGACCTTTCCCTTCTTCGATGAGCACTTCATCTCCGCGCCGGACAATGATCTGCCACTGTTTCGGCGGGTGTTCAAGCCGGACATTCCCAACATCTTCTTCATCGGCCTGCTTCAGCCGCTGGGCGCGATCATGCCGCTGGCCGAAGCGCAGGGACAGTGGGTGGCGTCCTATCTCAAGGGTGAGTATGCCCTGCCCACCCGTGAGGCGATGGAGCGGGACATCGCGCGGGAGCGGGAGCGCATGTTTGCCCGCTATGTCAGGTCCAAGCGGCACACCATGCAGGTGGATTTCGACGACTACCTGGATGAGCTGAAACGGGAGCGGCGGAAGGGCGAAGTACGGGCCCAGCAGCAGGGTTATCCGCTGCCCGTCCCCCGCCAGATACCATAG
- the recR gene encoding recombination mediator RecR, which yields MAEFAEPIARLIDEFRRLPGIGHKSAQRLAFHVLRGSAEDAERLALAITEVKSRMTFCSVCHNLTDIGQDPCAYCTNPARDQHLLCVVEEPYNVFAIERTGEYKGLYHVLHGALSPLRGIGPDDIHLRSLLERLRTLEVTEVILATNPTTEGEATANYIGRLLKPIGIRTTRLAMGLPVGGDLEYADEVTLYKALAYRREL from the coding sequence ATGGCAGAATTTGCGGAACCGATTGCCCGCCTGATTGACGAATTCAGGCGATTGCCGGGTATTGGCCACAAGTCAGCCCAGCGGCTGGCTTTCCACGTCCTGCGCGGCAGCGCCGAAGACGCCGAACGGCTCGCACTGGCCATCACCGAAGTCAAGTCCCGGATGACCTTTTGCTCGGTGTGCCACAACCTGACCGACATCGGGCAGGACCCATGTGCATACTGTACAAACCCGGCACGTGACCAACATCTGCTCTGTGTTGTCGAAGAGCCATACAACGTCTTTGCCATCGAGCGAACCGGCGAGTACAAGGGCCTGTACCACGTCCTGCACGGGGCCTTGTCCCCCCTCCGGGGGATTGGCCCCGACGACATCCACCTGCGCTCGCTGCTGGAACGCCTGCGCACCCTGGAGGTGACGGAAGTCATTCTGGCCACGAACCCGACCACGGAAGGCGAGGCCACGGCCAACTACATCGGCCGCCTGCTCAAGCCCATCGGCATTCGGACGACACGGCTGGCCATGGGGCTGCCGGTCGGAGGCGACCTCGAATATGCCGATGAAGTCACGCTGTACAAGGCACTGGCCTATCGGCGCGAATTGTAA
- a CDS encoding YbaB/EbfC family nucleoid-associated protein gives MKLPGLDRLPGFERAMEQMQQKQEEIKRALESARCEGTAGGGMVRVTVNGLKQVVSVKLDAEALADKEMLEALIVAAVNEAGRRADEVAQQQMQQQMTGLLGNLKIPGMS, from the coding sequence ATGAAACTACCCGGTCTGGACCGCCTGCCTGGTTTTGAGCGCGCCATGGAACAGATGCAGCAGAAGCAGGAGGAAATCAAGCGGGCGCTGGAAAGTGCGCGGTGTGAGGGGACTGCGGGCGGCGGCATGGTGCGCGTCACGGTTAATGGCCTCAAGCAGGTTGTGTCGGTCAAACTCGATGCCGAGGCGCTCGCCGACAAGGAAATGCTCGAAGCCCTGATTGTTGCTGCCGTCAACGAAGCCGGCCGCCGCGCGGATGAAGTTGCCCAGCAGCAGATGCAGCAGCAGATGACGGGTCTGCTCGGCAACCTGAAAATTCCCGGTATGTCCTAG
- a CDS encoding DUF3488 domain-containing protein produces MHQWQTGRIGVLGDYAYIVDTAWRIAQGEVMYRDFGLPHSPLTFHVQATLIKVFGFSYGVTAWYCTVVNVGYVLLTYGLVRVLVPGWSGVALCVPLVWLAPHSIYPHPFYDPDACWLVLLNLNLLHWVATRRVGAVVAFLGGVTTVLPALAKQNVGYPYVVLVVGVVVWWGWVRKRWAGGHVGEGSQEESKEERKEEGTEELDVVGLRWFGAGVAAGVVGAVVWLGLTCGLENYWFWIFVSASRRLARPTIPETYGNYAPWAVGGALVLGWWLWQRKGEGARPSWVTTASLALLLGPFVVVSAITWLCGRFFVEFDYPLLSLWVPVMILTLVVGLWQLPSALSASQPVRAMLPWMAVILTFFSFLSQGYTRSSYGIWACFALMVAYAVSPFGSDRRQPLVCWGIALTLTLAAIPYVYHNIRLRYVDQRGASLQTVSSGPLRGFTAYSPHLSNFAELLGFVADHIPEAEPVVCIPQEEPFYVVTGRRNPLPMVIFDRTATPFSPESIVEEAGRRQVNWVIVKRVLQMDWILAKEIKGIPEAFSRKYPKVARLKGYDILYRSAPAQADSP; encoded by the coding sequence GTGCACCAGTGGCAGACGGGGCGGATTGGGGTGTTGGGGGATTATGCCTACATCGTGGACACGGCATGGCGGATAGCGCAGGGGGAGGTGATGTACCGGGACTTCGGGTTGCCGCACTCGCCGCTGACGTTTCACGTGCAGGCGACGCTGATCAAGGTGTTTGGGTTCAGCTATGGGGTGACGGCGTGGTACTGCACGGTGGTGAACGTGGGGTACGTGCTGCTGACGTACGGGCTGGTGCGGGTTTTGGTGCCGGGGTGGTCTGGGGTGGCGTTGTGTGTGCCGCTGGTATGGCTGGCACCGCACAGTATTTATCCGCATCCGTTTTATGACCCGGACGCCTGTTGGCTGGTGTTGCTGAATCTGAACCTGCTGCACTGGGTGGCGACGCGGCGGGTGGGGGCGGTGGTGGCGTTTTTGGGTGGGGTGACGACGGTGTTGCCGGCGCTGGCGAAGCAGAATGTGGGGTATCCGTATGTGGTATTGGTGGTGGGGGTGGTGGTGTGGTGGGGGTGGGTGCGTAAGCGGTGGGCTGGTGGGCATGTTGGGGAGGGGAGCCAGGAAGAGAGCAAGGAAGAAAGAAAGGAAGAGGGGACAGAGGAACTGGATGTTGTGGGTTTGCGGTGGTTTGGGGCCGGGGTGGCGGCGGGCGTGGTCGGGGCGGTGGTGTGGCTGGGGCTGACCTGCGGGTTGGAGAACTATTGGTTCTGGATATTTGTCTCTGCCAGCCGCCGGTTGGCACGCCCTACCATTCCAGAGACCTACGGAAACTATGCGCCATGGGCTGTGGGGGGGGCGTTGGTACTTGGCTGGTGGCTGTGGCAGCGAAAAGGGGAGGGGGCACGCCCGTCCTGGGTGACAACCGCCAGTCTGGCGCTTTTGCTGGGGCCTTTTGTCGTGGTGAGCGCCATAACCTGGCTCTGTGGCCGCTTCTTCGTTGAGTTCGATTATCCGCTGCTGTCGCTGTGGGTTCCGGTCATGATCCTCACGCTGGTCGTTGGGTTGTGGCAACTGCCGTCAGCCTTGTCGGCGTCACAACCGGTTCGGGCGATGCTCCCGTGGATGGCTGTCATCCTGACATTCTTTTCGTTTCTCTCCCAAGGCTACACCCGGTCATCCTACGGAATATGGGCATGTTTCGCGCTCATGGTGGCCTATGCGGTGAGTCCGTTTGGCAGCGACCGCCGACAGCCGCTGGTGTGCTGGGGGATCGCCCTCACCCTGACGCTGGCGGCCATCCCCTACGTGTATCACAACATCCGGCTGCGCTATGTTGACCAGCGGGGAGCATCGTTGCAGACCGTCTCTTCGGGCCCCCTCCGCGGCTTTACGGCCTACAGTCCTCATCTCAGTAACTTTGCCGAATTGCTGGGTTTTGTGGCTGACCACATTCCTGAAGCCGAACCGGTGGTATGTATCCCACAGGAGGAACCGTTTTATGTGGTCACCGGGCGCCGCAACCCGCTTCCCATGGTCATCTTTGACCGGACAGCGACACCCTTTTCCCCGGAAAGCATTGTGGAAGAAGCCGGGCGCCGGCAGGTGAACTGGGTGATTGTCAAGCGGGTGCTGCAAATGGACTGGATTTTGGCCAAGGAGATCAAGGGCATTCCAGAGGCCTTTTCCAGAAAGTACCCCAAGGTGGCGCGGCTGAAGGGCTATGACATTCTGTATCGGTCGGCTCCGGCGCAAGCTGATTCACCCTGA
- a CDS encoding NAD(P)-dependent alcohol dehydrogenase, translating into MKCVELAEQFGIEHLRLTERPHPELKFGEVLVRVRATSLNFRDLMTVTGVYNPKQPLPLIPLSDGVGEVVAVGDGVTRVAVGDRVAGIFAQGWTAGEPAVEKVRTTTLGGPLDGMLTEYRALSQEGVVKVPDYLNDEEAATLPCAALTAWSALITHGQLKPGDTVLVQGTGGVSIFALQFAKAAGARVIITSGSDEKLERAKALGADEVINYRQAPDWDKAVREMTGGRGVDHVVEVGGAGTLTKAIRSVRFGGHISLIGVLSGRTGEIDIAPVLMQNIRVQGIIVGSREMFEAMNRALEQNRIRPVVDRIFTLEETQQAFGLMAQGGHFGKICIRMD; encoded by the coding sequence GTGAAGTGTGTTGAACTTGCTGAACAGTTTGGGATTGAGCATCTCCGTCTCACCGAGCGTCCCCACCCGGAACTGAAGTTTGGGGAGGTTTTGGTTCGGGTACGGGCTACGTCCCTCAACTTCCGCGACCTGATGACTGTAACGGGCGTTTATAACCCCAAGCAGCCGCTCCCGTTGATTCCGCTGTCTGACGGTGTGGGGGAAGTCGTGGCGGTTGGGGATGGCGTGACGCGCGTTGCCGTTGGAGACCGGGTGGCCGGGATTTTCGCGCAGGGGTGGACCGCCGGTGAGCCGGCCGTGGAAAAGGTGCGCACAACGACCCTGGGTGGCCCGCTCGATGGCATGCTGACGGAATATCGCGCGCTTTCGCAGGAAGGGGTGGTCAAGGTCCCGGACTACCTGAATGACGAAGAAGCGGCCACCCTGCCCTGTGCGGCGCTGACGGCCTGGAGCGCGCTCATCACCCACGGACAGCTCAAGCCGGGGGATACCGTACTCGTCCAAGGGACGGGCGGCGTTTCCATCTTTGCCCTCCAGTTTGCCAAAGCGGCCGGCGCCCGGGTCATCATCACCTCCGGGAGTGATGAAAAGCTCGAACGCGCCAAAGCCCTGGGGGCGGATGAAGTCATCAACTACCGGCAGGCCCCCGACTGGGACAAAGCCGTGCGCGAAATGACTGGCGGCCGGGGGGTGGATCATGTCGTTGAAGTTGGCGGAGCCGGAACCCTGACCAAGGCGATTCGCTCGGTCCGGTTTGGCGGGCATATCAGCCTGATCGGAGTGTTGTCCGGGCGGACTGGCGAAATTGACATTGCGCCGGTGCTGATGCAGAACATCCGCGTGCAGGGCATCATCGTCGGGTCACGGGAGATGTTCGAGGCGATGAACCGTGCCCTGGAGCAGAACCGGATTCGTCCGGTAGTGGACAGAATCTTCACCCTTGAAGAGACACAGCAGGCGTTTGGGTTGATGGCGCAGGGTGGACACTTTGGGAAAATCTGCATTCGGATGGACTGA
- the fabF gene encoding beta-ketoacyl-ACP synthase II has protein sequence MKRRVVVTGVGVVSPLGLDVPATWEALLAGTSGIGPITRFDASAFAVRIAGEVRGFDPATFIEKKEIKKMDPFIHYAIAAAEEAMRDSGLCISGDNAARVGVHIGSALGGLTIIEREHTKLHREGPHRVSPFFIPAAIINLASGQVSIRFGAKGPNLASATACASGAHAIGESFRIIQAGDADVMLCGGAEAPVTPTGIGGFAAMRALSTRNAEPARASRPFDRQRDGFVMGEGAAVLVLEEREQALARGKRPLAEVVGFGQSADAFHLTHPSEVGDGAARAMRQALADAGLAPAEVGYLNAHATGTPAGDAAEVAAIHQVFGGAATSLAVSSTKSMTGHLLGAAGALEAVVAVLALRDGRIPPTINLDEPEFDLDCVPCRAREMSLDYAMSNAFGFGGVNVSLVFRRAEV, from the coding sequence ATGAAACGGCGTGTCGTCGTCACTGGCGTCGGGGTGGTGAGCCCCCTTGGGCTGGATGTCCCGGCCACCTGGGAAGCCTTGCTGGCCGGGACGAGTGGGATTGGCCCCATCACGCGCTTCGACGCCTCGGCGTTTGCCGTCCGCATCGCCGGCGAGGTGCGTGGTTTTGACCCGGCGACGTTCATCGAGAAAAAAGAAATCAAAAAGATGGACCCGTTCATCCACTACGCCATCGCCGCCGCCGAGGAAGCGATGCGCGACAGTGGGTTGTGCATCAGCGGCGACAATGCGGCCCGGGTGGGGGTCCACATTGGGTCGGCGCTGGGGGGGTTGACCATCATCGAGCGCGAGCACACCAAGCTCCACCGTGAAGGCCCGCACCGGGTTTCACCTTTTTTCATCCCGGCGGCCATCATCAACCTTGCCAGTGGACAGGTTTCAATCCGCTTTGGGGCGAAGGGGCCGAATCTCGCTTCGGCCACGGCCTGTGCTTCCGGCGCACACGCCATTGGGGAATCCTTCCGTATCATTCAGGCAGGGGATGCCGATGTGATGCTGTGCGGGGGTGCGGAAGCGCCCGTAACGCCGACCGGTATTGGCGGTTTTGCGGCCATGCGCGCCCTTTCCACGCGCAACGCTGAACCGGCGCGGGCCAGCCGTCCATTTGACCGGCAGCGGGATGGCTTTGTCATGGGCGAGGGGGCGGCCGTTCTCGTTCTGGAAGAACGGGAACAGGCTTTGGCGCGGGGGAAGCGTCCGCTGGCGGAGGTTGTTGGCTTTGGGCAATCCGCCGACGCTTTTCACCTGACGCATCCAAGCGAGGTCGGCGACGGCGCGGCGCGGGCCATGCGGCAGGCGCTGGCCGATGCCGGCCTTGCCCCGGCCGAGGTTGGTTATCTCAATGCCCATGCGACAGGCACGCCGGCCGGGGATGCCGCCGAAGTGGCGGCCATCCATCAGGTTTTCGGCGGGGCGGCGACCTCGCTGGCGGTGAGTTCAACGAAATCCATGACCGGTCACCTGCTGGGGGCAGCCGGCGCGCTGGAAGCCGTCGTTGCGGTGCTGGCGTTGCGGGATGGACGCATCCCGCCGACGATAAATCTCGATGAACCGGAGTTTGACCTGGACTGTGTGCCTTGCAGGGCCCGCGAAATGTCCCTCGACTATGCCATGAGCAATGCTTTTGGCTTTGGTGGGGTCAACGTTTCACTGGTCTTCCGGCGGGCCGAAGTCTGA
- a CDS encoding acyl carrier protein, whose product MAEQSVEEKVKAIIVEELGVDESEVTPEAKFIEDLGADSLDTVELVMRFEEDFGLEIPDEDAEKILSVKDAISYIQSKLG is encoded by the coding sequence ATGGCAGAGCAATCCGTTGAAGAGAAAGTCAAAGCTATCATCGTCGAGGAACTCGGCGTGGATGAAAGTGAAGTGACCCCGGAGGCCAAGTTCATCGAGGACCTGGGTGCGGATTCACTCGATACGGTCGAACTCGTCATGCGTTTCGAGGAAGACTTCGGACTCGAAATTCCTGATGAGGACGCCGAGAAGATCCTGAGCGTGAAGGATGCAATAAGCTACATCCAGTCCAAGCTCGGATAG
- a CDS encoding dihydroorotase, producing the protein MALVIRNGRVCDPSQNLDAVMDVLVVDGRIAALGPNLDIPPQAELVDATGLVVAPGFIDVHVHLREPGFTAKETIATGTRAAVAGGFTAVCCMANTSPVNDSPLVTRYILDRAQEAAACRVYPIGAVTKGLQGEALADIGGMAAAGVVALSDDGHGIANANLLRRALEYASDFGLPVIDHCENRDLAAGGVINEGAVSTRLGVRGMTRAAEEVDVARDVVLSSLTGAHIHIAHLSTAGSLELVRRARAEGLPITCEVTPHHLTLDESAVLTLGPLAKMNPPLRTAGDVEALLEGVADGTVTCLATDHAPHTTLEKDQVLLHASFGVVGLECAVSLMLDRLHWRQGIPLPRLIELFSTGPARAFNLPGGTLQIGCPADMTILDIHRETVVDVRQWQSKARNCPFDGWRLKGAPVMVVVGGERRSVLLPPVLAETVAADHGTS; encoded by the coding sequence ATGGCACTCGTCATTCGGAACGGCCGCGTCTGCGATCCCTCGCAAAACCTGGATGCGGTCATGGATGTTCTGGTGGTGGACGGCCGCATTGCAGCACTGGGGCCAAATCTGGACATCCCTCCACAGGCGGAACTGGTGGATGCGACTGGGTTGGTCGTGGCGCCGGGGTTCATTGACGTTCACGTGCACCTGCGTGAGCCGGGCTTTACGGCGAAGGAAACGATAGCTACCGGAACACGCGCGGCTGTGGCCGGCGGCTTCACGGCCGTGTGCTGCATGGCGAACACCTCGCCGGTCAACGACTCGCCGCTGGTCACGCGCTACATTCTCGACCGGGCGCAGGAAGCCGCCGCATGCCGCGTGTATCCCATTGGCGCTGTGACCAAGGGATTACAGGGGGAAGCCCTGGCGGATATTGGCGGGATGGCGGCGGCCGGGGTCGTGGCCCTGTCGGATGACGGACATGGGATTGCCAACGCCAACCTGTTGCGACGGGCGCTGGAATATGCCAGCGACTTTGGATTGCCGGTCATTGATCACTGTGAAAATCGTGACCTGGCGGCTGGCGGTGTCATCAATGAAGGGGCTGTGTCCACGCGCCTGGGCGTACGGGGGATGACGCGCGCCGCCGAGGAAGTGGATGTGGCGCGGGATGTCGTGTTGTCCAGCCTGACGGGGGCGCACATTCACATTGCCCATCTGAGCACGGCCGGTTCGCTGGAACTGGTGCGGCGCGCCCGCGCCGAGGGCTTGCCGATTACCTGTGAAGTTACACCGCATCATCTGACGCTTGATGAATCCGCTGTCTTGACGCTGGGGCCACTGGCCAAGATGAATCCGCCGCTGCGTACGGCCGGGGATGTCGAAGCCCTGCTGGAAGGTGTGGCTGACGGCACGGTGACTTGTCTGGCGACCGACCATGCGCCGCACACAACGCTGGAAAAGGACCAGGTGCTTTTGCACGCGTCCTTCGGGGTGGTGGGACTGGAGTGCGCCGTAAGCCTGATGCTTGACCGGCTTCACTGGCGGCAGGGCATTCCGTTGCCGCGCCTCATTGAGCTGTTTTCGACCGGCCCGGCGCGTGCCTTCAACCTGCCTGGTGGGACGTTGCAAATTGGCTGCCCGGCGGATATGACAATACTGGACATCCACCGCGAAACGGTGGTGGATGTGCGTCAGTGGCAGTCGAAAGCGCGCAACTGCCCTTTCGATGGCTGGCGGCTCAAAGGCGCGCCGGTCATGGTGGTGGTGGGTGGCGAGCGGCGGAGTGTTCTGCTGCCGCCTGTGCTTGCCGAAACGGTTGCGGCAGACCACGGGACAAGTTAA
- the dcd gene encoding dCTP deaminase has translation MIKSDKWILRMCEEYNLISPFERRLIRQVEDRRIISCGLSSYGYDCRLARDEFKVFSPIQGTEVDPKNFNPDNLLDIPLRTAADGSCYWLLPPHSYALGVTIEQFQMPRNVTAIALGKSTYARCGLIQNTTPLEADWKGRLVIELYNAANLPVRLYAEEGFVQIIFFESDEECAVSYSDRAGKYQHQTGLTLAKV, from the coding sequence GTGATTAAGTCGGACAAGTGGATCCTTCGCATGTGCGAAGAGTATAACCTGATTTCGCCCTTTGAGCGGCGGCTCATCCGGCAGGTCGAAGACCGGCGCATCATAAGCTGTGGGCTGTCAAGCTATGGCTATGACTGTCGTCTGGCGCGGGATGAGTTCAAGGTCTTTTCTCCGATTCAGGGGACGGAAGTGGACCCCAAAAACTTCAATCCCGACAACCTGCTCGACATTCCGCTGCGAACGGCGGCCGACGGCAGTTGCTACTGGTTGCTGCCGCCCCACTCTTATGCGCTGGGGGTGACCATTGAGCAGTTCCAGATGCCGCGCAACGTCACGGCGATTGCCCTTGGAAAAAGCACCTATGCGCGTTGTGGGCTGATTCAGAACACCACGCCCCTCGAAGCCGACTGGAAGGGGCGGCTGGTCATCGAGCTGTACAATGCGGCCAACCTGCCAGTCCGGCTCTATGCCGAAGAAGGATTCGTTCAGATCATCTTCTTCGAGTCGGACGAGGAATGCGCCGTTTCCTACAGTGACCGCGCGGGCAAGTATCAGCATCAGACCGGATTGACCCTGGCCAAGGTTTAG